One segment of Chryseobacterium turcicum DNA contains the following:
- a CDS encoding phosphatidylglycerol lysyltransferase domain-containing protein: protein MKIVKLSNVIRLIRWKEVLAIIVLLLAFVFFRSERHELSSIGPQLKNSKIEWVFIGILLVFIYVFLQGLMYVTSFRSVKLDVKLSDSINLFLKRNFLSIFLPAGGVSSLAYLPRNIRIKGYKSSKIHQASAIYGFVGFLTVLIVGIPLILYAVSVNKAFDNSWFGIISLSILLLALYGIFISFRKKNFLYRVVEKRFPKIISSIDEIFNNEIDKKYFWYTVAVSVIIEFCGVFHLLIAMYAFGVEPSFTAAAISYIISILLMIVSPFLRGLGAVEFSLTYILTNFGYHHTEALGVTLLYRFFEFWLPLLLGVIAYLWSGRKLFARLLPVIMIFFLGIINILSVITPALTNRLFIVKSYLSQDFIHISKMFTLLSGILLLITSANLFKGSKRAWYFALILTISSIIFNLIKALDYEEALFALFTFGLLIYSRKEYTFKVNKVFFQRGFSWFLGIFVSIFIFNYLSFYFIDPSHFGIDFTKKEALYYTLHTFLLFKDSGLTPHTGFARDFQQLNYILGIVSWLVLIFSFYRTNKLIEQSDWENRNDAENLVEEFGISSLDYFKLTSDKQLFFAENREGFLSYRVANSFAVILETPVCAESDTISLIKEFEDYCKNNGLKTIYYRVGESELSYFLPFKKQKLFIGQDAILDTEKFSLTGKDKKSIRNGINTLEKSGFVTEIKYAPHNDEILDKIELVSNEWLKEFDKKEIVFAEGMFEREVVKEQDLIIISDEEANCVAFLNIIPHCAPDECSYDMIRKTEKAPNGSIDALIIKLIKYSKDKKLQFINMGMTPMAGLDEPNNTAEEILKFAYQRIGSFQHYQTLRNFKEKYAELWENKYLIYNNDLDLLQIPTVLNKVMKP from the coding sequence ATGAAAATCGTCAAATTATCGAATGTCATCAGATTAATTCGATGGAAAGAAGTCTTAGCAATTATTGTTTTGCTCTTAGCGTTTGTCTTTTTCAGGAGTGAAAGACACGAACTTTCATCTATCGGTCCTCAACTAAAAAATTCAAAAATTGAATGGGTTTTTATAGGAATTCTTTTAGTGTTTATATATGTTTTTCTTCAGGGGCTGATGTATGTTACCAGTTTCCGAAGCGTTAAATTAGATGTTAAGCTTTCAGATTCAATCAATTTATTTTTAAAACGTAATTTTCTAAGTATTTTTCTACCTGCCGGAGGAGTAAGTTCTCTCGCCTATCTTCCTCGAAATATTAGAATTAAAGGATATAAATCTTCTAAAATTCATCAAGCAAGCGCGATTTACGGCTTTGTAGGATTTCTGACGGTGCTTATCGTAGGAATTCCTTTGATTTTATACGCTGTTTCGGTTAATAAAGCTTTTGACAACAGTTGGTTTGGTATTATTTCATTATCCATTTTATTATTAGCACTTTATGGGATTTTTATATCATTTAGAAAAAAGAATTTCCTTTATCGGGTCGTCGAAAAAAGATTCCCGAAGATTATCAGCTCTATTGATGAAATATTCAATAATGAAATTGATAAAAAATATTTTTGGTACACCGTTGCTGTATCGGTAATTATTGAGTTTTGCGGTGTTTTTCATCTGCTCATTGCAATGTATGCTTTTGGTGTAGAACCATCTTTTACGGCAGCAGCAATATCATATATTATTTCAATCCTGTTGATGATTGTTTCTCCATTTTTAAGAGGATTAGGAGCTGTTGAATTTTCACTGACTTACATTCTTACTAATTTTGGATATCATCACACCGAAGCCCTAGGCGTTACATTACTTTATCGTTTTTTTGAATTTTGGCTGCCTTTACTTTTAGGCGTTATCGCTTATTTATGGAGCGGCAGAAAACTATTTGCCAGATTATTACCTGTTATCATGATATTCTTTTTGGGTATTATTAATATCCTTTCTGTCATTACCCCTGCATTAACCAATCGTTTATTTATTGTAAAAAGCTATCTCTCACAAGATTTCATACACATTTCGAAGATGTTCACGCTTTTGTCGGGAATATTATTGCTCATTACTTCAGCGAATTTATTTAAAGGAAGTAAACGGGCTTGGTATTTTGCTTTGATTCTCACCATCAGTTCTATTATTTTCAATCTTATAAAAGCTTTAGATTATGAAGAAGCTCTTTTCGCATTATTCACGTTTGGATTGTTGATTTACAGTCGTAAAGAATACACATTCAAAGTCAATAAAGTTTTTTTCCAACGTGGATTTAGTTGGTTTTTAGGAATTTTCGTGAGTATTTTTATTTTCAATTATCTGAGTTTCTATTTTATAGACCCATCTCATTTCGGAATAGATTTCACAAAAAAAGAAGCTCTTTATTATACACTACACACTTTTCTATTATTTAAAGATTCAGGATTAACTCCGCACACGGGTTTCGCAAGAGACTTCCAGCAATTGAATTATATTTTGGGAATTGTTTCCTGGCTGGTTCTGATTTTTTCATTTTACCGAACCAATAAATTGATTGAACAAAGTGATTGGGAAAACCGAAATGATGCAGAAAATCTTGTGGAAGAATTTGGTATATCATCATTGGATTATTTTAAGCTAACCTCCGACAAGCAATTATTTTTTGCCGAAAACCGGGAGGGCTTTTTATCATACAGAGTAGCCAATAGTTTTGCCGTGATTTTGGAAACTCCGGTTTGTGCAGAAAGTGATACAATCAGTTTAATTAAAGAATTTGAAGATTATTGTAAAAATAACGGATTGAAAACAATTTATTATCGAGTTGGTGAAAGTGAACTCTCCTATTTTCTACCATTTAAAAAGCAAAAATTGTTTATTGGTCAGGATGCTATTCTTGATACTGAAAAATTTAGTTTAACAGGTAAAGACAAAAAGTCTATTCGTAATGGAATCAACACTTTGGAAAAATCAGGATTTGTAACGGAAATAAAATATGCGCCACACAATGATGAAATCTTAGATAAAATTGAATTGGTTTCCAATGAATGGTTAAAGGAATTTGATAAAAAAGAAATCGTCTTTGCAGAAGGTATGTTTGAAAGAGAGGTTGTAAAAGAGCAGGATTTAATCATTATTTCTGATGAAGAAGCAAATTGCGTGGCTTTTCTTAATATCATTCCGCATTGTGCTCCAGACGAATGCAGTTATGATATGATAAGAAAAACAGAAAAAGCACCAAATGGCAGTATTGATGCTTTGATTATAAAGCTTATTAAATATTCAAAAGATAAAAAACTGCAATTTATCAATATGGGAATGACACCCATGGCAGGATTGGATGAACCCAATAATACAGCAGAAGAAATTCTGAAATTTGCCTACCAAAGAATAGGAAGCTTCCAACACTATCAAACGCTAAGAAATTTTAAAGAAAAATATGCTGAACTTTGGGAAAATAAATATTTGATTTACAATAACGACCTAGATTTATTACAAATCCCAACAGTATTAAACAAAGTGATGAAACCGTGA
- a CDS encoding polysaccharide deacetylase family protein — MKKTISFLGITLLMIFNQIHAQNKCYIYLTFDDGPLNGSENINDIILKEKIKISVFMVGEHVIKDKQMDTYAKYYDENPYIDEYNHSFTHANNHYEVFYNDVQKSVNDIVYNQNLLKLPYKIVRLPGRNMWRLNGKSKNDVSNGIQTADQLAKLGYKVVGWDIEWQHRNNDGTPIQSVDEMYKSVQNLCNSGNTFTKNNVVMLIHDEMFQKSWEESELKQLIDLLRSKPNYVFEQMRFYPQ, encoded by the coding sequence ATGAAGAAAACAATCTCTTTCTTAGGTATCACTTTATTGATGATTTTTAATCAAATTCATGCGCAGAACAAATGCTATATCTATCTAACCTTTGACGACGGTCCATTGAATGGAAGTGAAAATATCAACGATATTATTTTAAAGGAGAAGATTAAAATAAGTGTTTTTATGGTAGGAGAGCATGTGATTAAGGATAAACAAATGGATACGTATGCCAAATATTATGATGAAAATCCTTACATCGATGAATACAATCATAGTTTTACTCATGCGAATAATCATTATGAAGTATTTTACAATGATGTTCAAAAATCGGTTAATGACATTGTGTATAACCAGAATCTGCTGAAGCTTCCCTATAAAATTGTTCGCCTTCCGGGTCGCAATATGTGGCGCTTAAATGGAAAATCAAAGAATGATGTCTCTAATGGAATTCAAACTGCTGATCAATTGGCAAAACTAGGATATAAGGTCGTTGGATGGGATATCGAATGGCAGCATCGTAACAATGACGGAACACCAATACAGTCAGTTGACGAGATGTATAAATCGGTACAAAATCTTTGTAATTCAGGAAATACCTTCACTAAAAATAATGTGGTGATGCTCATTCACGATGAAATGTTTCAGAAGTCTTGGGAAGAATCTGAGTTAAAGCAATTAATTGACCTGCTGAGATCAAAACCAAATTATGTGTTTGAACAAATGAGATTCTATCCGCAATAG
- a CDS encoding leucine-rich repeat domain-containing protein, with translation MKKYICLLSLLCIAKINAQIDPVKYPTYTNMEAALKSEKTVYSLSFRDKGLFNLPPDIKKMDSVFFLNIMGNNLEKLDDVLFSLSQLEILNINENSIKYIPDEISKLKKLTTFSMNLNQLTELNPEFSKLQNLKEIHLEANNLSVFPKALTKIAGLEEINLHSNQISIISDIDKIKRLRFLNLSSNQINDLHDTDFPGQLKYLELQKNMLITLPKNVLTLKKLEFLNVGENKISDISPQIKKLKNIISLNLANNQLKSLPNELADLKTLKTLILTGNPLKITEVEALRKKMPETQIYF, from the coding sequence ATGAAAAAATATATTTGCCTTTTGTCTTTATTGTGTATTGCTAAAATAAATGCGCAGATAGATCCTGTAAAATATCCTACTTATACCAATATGGAGGCAGCTTTGAAGTCTGAGAAAACCGTCTATAGCTTAAGCTTCAGAGATAAAGGTTTATTTAATTTACCTCCGGATATTAAGAAAATGGATTCTGTTTTTTTTCTGAATATTATGGGGAACAATCTGGAAAAGCTAGATGATGTGCTTTTTTCACTTTCGCAACTTGAAATCCTTAATATCAACGAAAACAGCATTAAATATATTCCGGATGAAATCAGTAAACTTAAAAAGCTGACTACATTTTCTATGAATCTTAACCAGTTGACGGAACTTAATCCTGAGTTTTCAAAACTTCAAAATCTCAAAGAGATACATCTAGAGGCCAATAATCTCAGTGTTTTTCCTAAAGCGCTGACAAAAATTGCGGGACTGGAAGAAATCAATTTACACAGCAATCAAATAAGCATTATTTCTGATATTGATAAAATAAAAAGGCTTAGATTTCTGAATCTTTCTTCTAATCAGATTAATGACCTTCATGATACCGACTTTCCTGGTCAGCTCAAATATCTGGAACTTCAAAAAAATATGCTGATTACCCTTCCCAAAAATGTTCTTACTTTAAAAAAATTGGAGTTCCTTAATGTAGGTGAAAACAAGATATCAGATATTTCACCCCAAATAAAAAAATTAAAGAACATTATCAGTCTTAATTTAGCCAATAATCAGTTAAAATCATTGCCGAATGAGCTTGCTGATTTAAAAACCCTCAAAACCCTTATTCTTACAGGAAATCCTCTTAAGATAACTGAAGTTGAAGCTCTCAGAAAAAAAATGCCTGAAACTCAGATTTATTTTTAA
- a CDS encoding patatin-like phospholipase family protein — MEALVISGGGSKGAFAGGVAEYLLRHSKKEYQLFVGTSTGSLLIPFLALGDIERIKKLYTSIEQSDIFTVCPFKIRKKNGKVKVGINHFGIIKQFIKGQKTLGDSTNLRNLIRDNFSEEDFQRIKTLKKEIVVTVANLTNQQIEYKSSNDYSYEDFCDWIWASSNMVPLMSLCQKNGSEYADGGFGNLIPLQEALVKGATSIDTIVLRLEKTSYNNPPLQNILDVFARTTDFMLNQIANDDLIISQLEAATSNVNINFYFIKRILTTHSFIFDKEEMAIWWQEGFELFQTTECRTHVLKAKSE; from the coding sequence ATGGAGGCATTGGTTATTTCAGGCGGAGGGAGTAAAGGTGCTTTTGCGGGAGGTGTTGCCGAATATCTTCTAAGGCATTCTAAGAAAGAGTATCAACTATTTGTAGGAACCTCAACAGGAAGCCTCCTGATTCCTTTTCTTGCCCTTGGGGATATAGAACGGATTAAAAAACTTTATACCTCAATTGAGCAATCAGATATTTTTACGGTCTGCCCATTTAAGATTAGGAAAAAGAATGGTAAGGTCAAAGTAGGGATTAATCACTTTGGTATTATAAAACAATTTATAAAAGGACAAAAGACTTTAGGCGATAGCACCAATCTTAGAAACCTCATCCGGGATAATTTTTCAGAAGAAGATTTTCAAAGGATAAAGACATTAAAAAAAGAAATCGTGGTCACCGTTGCGAATCTTACCAATCAGCAAATAGAATATAAATCGTCTAATGATTATAGTTATGAAGATTTCTGTGACTGGATTTGGGCATCTTCCAATATGGTGCCTTTGATGAGTCTTTGTCAAAAAAATGGCAGTGAGTATGCTGATGGTGGTTTTGGTAATCTTATTCCTTTGCAGGAAGCACTCGTGAAAGGTGCGACATCGATTGATACAATTGTCCTTCGATTAGAAAAAACTTCCTATAATAATCCGCCTTTACAAAATATATTGGATGTTTTTGCACGAACTACAGATTTTATGCTCAACCAAATCGCCAATGATGACTTGATTATTTCCCAACTGGAAGCCGCCACTAGCAATGTTAATATTAACTTTTATTTCATAAAGAGAATATTGACCACCCATTCTTTTATATTTGATAAAGAAGAGATGGCAATTTGGTGGCAGGAAGGTTTCGAACTTTTTCAAACTACCGAATGCCGGACGCATGTGTTGAAAGCAAAATCAGAATAA
- a CDS encoding alkaline phosphatase PhoX: protein MKRKLLSIAALALMTTSMIQAQTTIFALQSAWKYNDADVALPATWKSSNYDVSAWAVGNGPLGYGDPVTTSFISGVDTAYLIKDFTVNLADLSNTMEFGVRRDDGIIVYLNGEEVIRDNMPSGVVTHSTFSSTTVDGAAETAINIFSIPKNKFVQGVNRISIELHNRSATSSDLTIDAYLKTTTTVTPPVLNCTGTHISCFTSIVPTTQTSKLIIPVEHKYQLILKEGDSYTEGGGMVGGLNDFTAYVAKNNSSTDGYLSVNHETNPGGVTMAEVNYNTATKLWQLTKSRAVSFSAPSLVQTIRNCSGGITPWGTVVTAEESVTANDINADGYKDYGWLVEIDPATAQVMSHNQAGTKDKLWQMGIMNHENVVINDAGTTAYYGEDGGTHMVYKYVMDTPNNLASGNLYVLKLDQGLSGGNPVATTGQWIQIPNKLQADQNNTASLAQSAGGTSFNGVEDVEISPLDGKIYFTAKGLDKVYRMTDNGMTLSNVETFVGGASTTYSFNTAQGVKTEAWGDGNDNLTFDELGNLWVLQDGGKNYIWVISPDHTAANPKVRLFASMPAGSEPTGLTFTPDKKFGFFSIQHPNSTISTDVDATGNTIDYRGKSATVVVALQQFLGTSGSLGTVEVVNENDVTVAPNPTSGIVKINSPKALKNLEITAYSIDGKIVYKKKVNGSTTNLELDFTNELQVSRVLILNIEADGFQKTAKIFKK from the coding sequence GTGAAAAGAAAACTACTTAGTATCGCAGCTTTGGCATTGATGACGACATCGATGATCCAGGCACAGACTACGATTTTTGCATTGCAAAGTGCATGGAAGTACAACGACGCAGATGTTGCATTGCCTGCAACCTGGAAAAGTTCCAATTATGATGTTTCAGCTTGGGCTGTAGGAAACGGACCGTTAGGATATGGCGATCCTGTTACTACTTCTTTCATCTCAGGAGTAGATACCGCTTATCTTATCAAAGATTTCACCGTGAATTTGGCAGATTTGTCCAATACGATGGAATTTGGAGTAAGAAGAGATGACGGAATTATTGTGTACTTAAACGGAGAAGAAGTAATTAGAGATAATATGCCTTCTGGAGTTGTTACTCATAGTACTTTCTCTAGCACAACGGTTGACGGAGCTGCAGAAACGGCTATTAACATATTCTCTATCCCTAAAAACAAATTTGTACAGGGAGTTAACAGAATTTCAATTGAATTGCACAACAGAAGTGCTACAAGCTCAGATTTAACAATCGATGCGTATCTTAAAACAACTACAACTGTAACTCCACCGGTTTTAAATTGCACCGGTACACATATCAGTTGTTTTACGTCAATTGTTCCTACAACGCAGACTTCAAAACTAATAATTCCGGTTGAGCATAAATATCAGCTGATTCTAAAAGAGGGTGATAGTTATACAGAAGGTGGCGGAATGGTTGGTGGTCTTAATGACTTTACGGCTTATGTTGCTAAAAATAACAGCAGTACTGATGGTTATCTTTCTGTAAACCATGAAACGAACCCAGGAGGAGTTACCATGGCAGAAGTTAACTATAATACAGCTACGAAGCTTTGGCAACTAACAAAATCAAGAGCGGTGAGTTTTTCAGCACCAAGTCTTGTACAGACCATCAGAAACTGTTCTGGAGGAATTACACCTTGGGGAACTGTGGTGACTGCTGAAGAATCGGTTACTGCAAATGATATAAATGCTGATGGATACAAAGATTATGGATGGTTGGTAGAAATTGACCCTGCAACAGCACAAGTAATGTCACATAACCAAGCCGGAACTAAAGATAAGCTTTGGCAAATGGGAATCATGAATCATGAGAATGTTGTTATTAATGATGCGGGAACTACTGCTTATTACGGCGAAGATGGCGGAACTCACATGGTTTACAAATATGTGATGGATACTCCAAACAATTTGGCTTCAGGAAACTTGTATGTTTTGAAACTTGACCAGGGATTAAGCGGCGGAAACCCTGTTGCTACTACAGGACAGTGGATTCAGATTCCAAATAAACTTCAGGCAGATCAAAATAATACAGCTTCCTTAGCTCAGTCAGCTGGTGGTACTTCGTTTAATGGAGTAGAAGATGTTGAGATAAGCCCACTTGACGGTAAAATTTATTTTACAGCAAAAGGATTAGATAAAGTATACAGAATGACAGACAACGGAATGACGCTTTCAAACGTAGAAACTTTCGTGGGAGGTGCTTCAACTACCTATTCATTCAATACGGCTCAAGGAGTAAAAACTGAAGCTTGGGGAGACGGAAACGACAACCTTACTTTTGATGAGCTAGGGAACCTTTGGGTACTTCAGGATGGAGGTAAAAATTATATTTGGGTTATTAGTCCAGATCACACAGCGGCAAATCCTAAAGTAAGATTATTTGCATCAATGCCTGCAGGATCAGAGCCTACTGGTCTTACCTTTACACCAGATAAGAAATTTGGTTTCTTCTCAATACAGCATCCGAATTCTACCATTTCTACTGATGTAGACGCTACAGGAAATACGATAGACTACCGAGGGAAATCTGCTACAGTGGTGGTTGCTTTACAGCAGTTTTTAGGAACGTCGGGAAGTTTGGGTACAGTAGAAGTTGTTAATGAAAACGATGTAACGGTAGCGCCGAATCCTACTTCGGGAATTGTAAAAATCAATTCTCCGAAAGCACTGAAAAATCTTGAAATTACTGCGTACAGCATCGACGGAAAGATTGTCTATAAAAAGAAGGTGAATGGTTCTACAACAAATTTAGAGTTAGATTTCACCAATGAACTTCAGGTTTCGAGAGTTTTAATATTAAATATTGAAGCAGACGGTTTCCAGAAAACAGCTAAGATTTTCAAAAAATAA
- a CDS encoding virulence factor, with amino-acid sequence MKKIVKTITIILSLLVIGFIILKLTSNSDFKVAEWNSHSNKPIIFYISGDSGFNTFSKGMGNNLHSLGYDVFALDTKSYFWKHKTPKKASHDIEKYIKKQLKGRKNQQVIIAGFSFGSEVAPFIYNRLSDDLKSKIQKVFIIGPTTTNNFQIQYINAGERSQQNLLVIPEINKMGNVPVMVVLSDDEFTVFPYKQITLGENYQMKHIAGDHHYGGNTKMLADFINDNLK; translated from the coding sequence GTGAAAAAAATAGTAAAAACAATAACCATCATTCTTAGTTTGTTAGTTATTGGATTTATCATCCTTAAGCTAACATCTAATAGTGATTTTAAAGTTGCAGAATGGAATTCTCATTCCAACAAACCCATTATTTTCTACATAAGTGGTGACTCAGGATTTAATACTTTCTCAAAAGGAATGGGAAATAATTTACATTCTTTAGGGTATGATGTTTTTGCATTAGACACCAAATCTTATTTCTGGAAACATAAAACCCCTAAAAAAGCCTCTCATGACATTGAAAAATACATAAAAAAACAATTGAAAGGTCGAAAAAACCAACAGGTCATCATTGCTGGATTTTCTTTTGGTTCAGAGGTCGCTCCGTTCATCTACAATAGATTGAGTGATGATTTAAAAAGTAAAATACAGAAAGTATTTATTATCGGACCTACTACAACGAATAATTTTCAAATTCAATATATTAATGCTGGTGAAAGAAGTCAACAAAACCTTTTGGTCATTCCTGAGATTAATAAGATGGGAAACGTTCCGGTAATGGTTGTTCTGAGTGATGACGAATTTACCGTTTTTCCGTACAAACAAATTACTCTGGGGGAAAATTATCAAATGAAGCATATTGCCGGAGACCATCATTATGGCGGAAATACAAAAATGCTGGCTGATTTTATTAATGACAATTTGAAATAA
- a CDS encoding site-specific integrase — protein MKVSFELRKEKINANGLIPVQFVVRAEGERIRKNVGISVLEKYWSGSRVKPNAKKEPSNNYQFLNDKLQKAEEKINDIFFFFRANKLEFSKELFLKKYDSEEEIKTANFDFFDCFKEFIEIGKLSKAYNTTKAQNTVKNFLEEFQNDKNFKVKFESIDDYFFEELSKYCFFEKEIKNNYFAKIIAVIKTMLRWSIKKGYTENRKFEDFKASEHDIDIVYLTFEELMVLYNKEFESERLSQVRDFYCMGCFTGLRFSDLSKLHLANISEEHIILSIQKTKTQNHAIKLNKYAKEILNKYKGTIYEPLPHISSQKFNDYIKECCEEAEITQPFTIHWFVGNQKKSLTKPKCKFITSHTARKTFITNSLLLGMEPKAIKKIANIKKDAVLDKYMKVTEAFTDDQMDKAWK, from the coding sequence ATGAAAGTAAGTTTTGAATTAAGAAAAGAGAAAATTAATGCAAATGGATTAATACCTGTCCAATTTGTTGTTAGAGCTGAAGGAGAAAGAATAAGAAAAAATGTTGGCATTTCAGTATTGGAAAAATATTGGAGTGGTTCGAGAGTTAAACCGAATGCTAAAAAAGAACCAAGTAATAATTACCAATTTTTGAATGATAAACTTCAGAAAGCTGAAGAGAAGATCAATGATATTTTTTTCTTTTTCCGGGCAAATAAGCTAGAGTTCTCCAAAGAACTATTCCTTAAGAAATATGATAGCGAAGAAGAAATTAAAACTGCTAATTTTGACTTCTTTGATTGTTTTAAAGAATTTATTGAAATTGGCAAACTTTCAAAAGCCTACAATACAACAAAGGCTCAAAATACGGTTAAAAACTTTCTTGAAGAATTTCAAAATGACAAAAATTTTAAAGTTAAATTTGAAAGTATTGACGACTATTTTTTTGAAGAATTGTCGAAGTATTGTTTTTTTGAAAAGGAGATTAAAAATAACTACTTCGCTAAAATCATTGCTGTAATTAAAACAATGCTTCGATGGAGTATTAAAAAAGGCTATACCGAAAACCGCAAATTCGAAGACTTCAAAGCTTCAGAACATGATATCGATATCGTTTATCTAACTTTTGAAGAGTTGATGGTTCTTTATAATAAAGAATTTGAAAGTGAGCGATTAAGCCAGGTAAGAGATTTTTATTGTATGGGATGCTTTACCGGATTAAGATTTTCCGATCTTTCAAAGCTTCACCTGGCAAATATTTCTGAAGAACATATTATCCTATCAATTCAAAAAACGAAGACTCAAAATCATGCTATTAAACTAAATAAATACGCAAAAGAGATTTTGAATAAGTATAAAGGTACTATTTATGAGCCATTACCTCATATTTCATCTCAAAAATTCAATGATTATATAAAAGAATGTTGTGAGGAAGCAGAGATAACGCAGCCTTTCACAATACATTGGTTTGTAGGCAATCAAAAAAAATCTTTGACCAAGCCAAAATGTAAATTTATTACAAGCCATACAGCCAGGAAAACATTTATCACAAATTCTCTTCTTTTAGGAATGGAACCAAAAGCAATTAAGAAAATAGCAAACATTAAAAAAGATGCTGTTTTAGATAAATATATGAAAGTTACTGAAGCATTTACTGATGATCAAATGGATAAGGCATGGAAATAA
- a CDS encoding helix-turn-helix domain-containing protein — translation MSVQLFSYSKHDLEKAVEIMFKKYAEFSIAVPQKNIEQPEDLISQTEASKFLHISLPTIIDWRKNKDLPYYNFSGRFYYSKKELLEYGRRNRK, via the coding sequence ATGTCTGTACAATTATTCTCATACTCCAAACATGATTTGGAAAAGGCTGTTGAAATTATGTTTAAAAAATACGCAGAATTTTCAATAGCTGTTCCTCAAAAAAACATTGAACAGCCTGAAGATCTTATTTCTCAGACTGAAGCTTCAAAATTCTTGCATATTTCTTTGCCAACAATTATAGACTGGAGAAAGAATAAAGATCTTCCCTACTATAATTTCAGCGGGAGATTTTATTATTCGAAAAAAGAACTTCTGGAATACGGTAGAAGGAATCGTAAATAG